From Myotis daubentonii chromosome 7, mMyoDau2.1, whole genome shotgun sequence, a single genomic window includes:
- the NDUFA10 gene encoding NADH dehydrogenase [ubiquinone] 1 alpha subcomplex subunit 10, mitochondrial isoform X2, which produces MALTLLRLAPVSASARGLAAVAQRSGGIHTSVQGQRQFGPLAFIFGDKTSKKLTKFSKVITVDGNICSGKGKLAKAIAEKLGLKHFPEAGIHYVDSTTGDGKPLDVQYSGNCSLEKFYDDPKSNDGNSYRLQSWLYASRLLQYADALEHLLSTGQGVVLERSIYSDFVFLDAMYKQGYIRRQCVDHYNEVKKVTICEYLPPHVVIYIDMPVPEVQAQIQKKGDPHEMKITSAYLQDIENAYKKTFLPEMSEKCEVLQYSVKEAQDAEKVVEDIEYLKFDKGPWLDQSDTSFYHLRMLKCVPVCKLVPIF; this is translated from the exons ATGGCCTTGACCCTGTTGAGACTGGCTCCCGTGTCCGCGTCCGCGCGGGGCCTCGCGGCGGTGGCCCAGCGCTCG GGAGGAATCCATACGAGTGTACAGGGCCAGAGACAGTTTGGCCCTTTGGCATTCATATTTGGCGACAAAACATCAAAAAAACTGACAAAATTCAGCAAAGTGATAACCGTCGATGGCAATATATGTTCTGGAAAAGGCAAGCTTGCAAAAGCAATAGCAGAGAAACTAG GCTTGAAGCACTTTCCTGAAGCAGGAATACACTATGTGGACAGCACCACGGGGGATGGAAAACCCCTGGACGTACAGTATAGTGGCAACTGCAGTTTGGAGAAGTTCTACGATGATCCCAAAAGTAATGATGGCAACAGTTACCGTCTGCAGTCCTGGCTGTATGCCAGTCGTCTCCTGCAGTACGCAGACGCCTTGGAACACTTGCTGAGCACAG GGCAGGGTGTCGTGTTGGAGCGCTCCATCTACAGCGACTTTGTGTTCCTGGATGCGATGTACAAGCAGGGCTACATCCGGAGGCAGT GTGTGGACCACTACAACGAGGTGAAGAAAGTGACCATCTGCGAGTACCTACCTCCTCACGTGGTGATCTACATCGACATGCCCGTTCCAGAGGTCCAAGCTCAGATTCAGAAGAAGGGAGAT CCACATGAGATGAAGATCACCTCTGCCTATCTTCAGGACATTGAGAACGCCTATAAGAAGACCTTCCTTCCTGAAATGAG TGAAAAATGTGAAGTTTTACAGTATAGTGTAAAGGAAGCGCAAGATGCAGAAAAG GTGGTGGAGGACATCGAATACCTCAAGTTTGACAAGGGGCCGTGGCTCGACCAGAGTGACACTTCCTTCTACCATCTGCGGATGCT AAAATGTGTACCAGTTTGCAAGCTTGTACCTATCTTCTGA
- the COPS9 gene encoding COP9 signalosome complex subunit 9 isoform X2 has product MKPAVDEMFPEGAGPYVDLDEAGGSTGLLMDLAANEKAVHSDFFNDFEDLFDDDDIQ; this is encoded by the exons ATGAAGCCGGCGGTGGACGAGATGTTCCCCGAGGGCGCCGGGCCCTACGTGGACCTGGATGAG GCCGGAGGCAGCACCGGGCTTCTGATGGACTTGGCAGCCAATGAAAAGGCAGTTCACTCGGACTTCTTTAATG ATTTTGAAGATCTCTTTGATGATGATGACATCCAGTGA
- the COPS9 gene encoding COP9 signalosome complex subunit 9 isoform X1, with translation MKPAVDEMFPEGAGPYVDLDEAGGSTGLLMDLAANEKAVHSDFFNGACHYTERLSLVSGSYDVTLSVTWFSAYQRPSKA, from the exons ATGAAGCCGGCGGTGGACGAGATGTTCCCCGAGGGCGCCGGGCCCTACGTGGACCTGGATGAG GCCGGAGGCAGCACCGGGCTTCTGATGGACTTGGCAGCCAATGAAAAGGCAGTTCACTCGGACTTCTTTAATG GAGCCTGCCACTACACAGAACGTTTGTCACTCGTTAGTGGCAGCTATGATGTTACCTTGTCCGTCACATGGTTTTCAGCATATCAAAGACCCTCGAAAGCCTGA
- the OTOS gene encoding otospiralin, whose protein sequence is MCLGKMKTCLLPGVALCLLLVPLVGAKPVQDEGDPYAELPAMPYWPFSTSDFWNYVQFFQTMGAYPQIEDMARTFFAHFPLGTTLGFHVPYQED, encoded by the exons ATGTGCCTGGGGAAGATGAAGACCTGCCTGCTGCCCGGGGTGGCCCTCTGCCTCTTGCTGGTGCCTCTGGTGG GGGCCAAGCCTGTGCAGGATGAGGGAG ACCCATATGCCGAGCTGCCGGCCATGCCCTACTGGCCCTTCTCCACCTCTGACTTCTGGAACTACGTGCAGTTCTTTCAGACAATGGGGGCCTACCCCCAGATCGAGGACATGGCCCGCACCTTCTTCGCTCACTTCCCCCTGGGAACCACCCTGGGCTTCCACGTCCCCTACCaggaggactga